The DNA segment ctggctgtcctgaaactcacttgtaTACCAGACTGGCTTTAAATCTGTggcaattcttctgcctctgccagcTGTGTGGCAGAGGTTACAGTGTGTGTCACTATTCCTAACTGCACATGAGTCCTTCTGGTACCATTCTAGCCCATAAGAATTAGAGGGGTCAGTGTACCCATTCTGATAATGTCTGCCTTTGGCCACGGCCCCTGCTGACATTGCACAGAGCTCTTTACCCACAGGAGACTTGGTGACTTCAACCCCTCACCTTGATTCCTGGGAGTCACTAAGAAGGCTTTGAAGTCCAAGCAAGAGGTCAGAGACTGGAATTCCTCCACACACTTCTCTGGAGGGTGTGGTGACCGATCTGGAAGGACGGGGAAAATTCAGGCCAGTCAGTGTTCCTGCTTCTCAGCCCTGGCTTCCCAGCTCCCTAAAGGCCTGCTGAAGTGCCCACCTGTTCTGAAAGAATGTTAAAGGGCCCCAACTAGGGAGCCTTTTTGGCCCCAGCTAGGTGGGCTTTTTAGCCCCAACTAGGGGGGCTCTTTAGCCTTCCAGTTTCCCTCGGACATTTGCTGCCTTGTATCCCCACTCACTGTAGAGGAGAAAGCGCTGGTAGCCCTGGCCCGTCTCTTTCAGCATGATTCCTCCTGGGCACGAGCTGGAGAACAGGTCTGTTTTCATGTCTGGGCGCCCTGTTGGGAtcaggagagaaaaggaggacaGATGCAGACTCACTGAACCAGGCCTACTAGTGAGGACCATGATCCCAGCTGCCcaggaaactgagacaggagggtTTCACATTCAAGGCCTATCCATGTTCAACACCCTGTGCTACAGGGTGAGCTCAACAACCATCAGGGCAACTTAGTGAAACCGCCTCAAACTAGAAAGGGTCTAGGGCTACGGCCCAGTGATAGCATGCCTGCCTCCTAAGAATGCAGGAGGTCCTAGGTCCAAGCCTCAATCCCGAGGGGAAACGGCTAAGGGAGACGAGACAAGGGGAGGGCTGGTGGGAACCAACCTTCAGTTCTGAGTTCCATGTTTCCTTTCCCTTCAGTCAATCGGTATGTCCACTTCCGGGGCACACAGACCCCACTTTTCCTGCAGAGGTGGCAGTGTTAAGATAGGAAGATGGAGTGTCATTCCCACCACACAGTAACATCCTTTATTCCACCGTTCTCTTCCCCACACCCTAGCTCTTTGGGTTTTGAGCCACTAAGAGATAGTGAGGCCCCATTCTGTCTCCAGAAAGTGACTTGTAATGCTGTGGAATTGAGTGGGCAGAAAGTGGGAGCCtgatgctgggtgtggtgactgtTCACAGTTGGGGCAGAGAACACACCCAGTGgtgtctctgcctccttgctCGACACTCACGTGCGGATGGTAGCACGAAGCTGGAGCTGCCTTGGGGCAGAGCCGGCAGCCATGTTGAAGACAATATTGTCCACCGGATCAAAAGTTGCCAACTCTTCCGTGGTGGAGGCTGCTCCCGCAATAAAGTACCACAGGCCCAGGTGGGGCTCTGGGGTCTGGAGAGGCAATGAAGGG comes from the Mus musculus strain NOD/ShiLtJ chromosome 17 genomic scaffold, GRCm38.p6 alternate locus group NOD/ShiLtJ MMCHR17_CHO_IDD1 genome and includes:
- the Apom gene encoding apolipoprotein M precursor, translated to MFHQVWAALLSLYGLLFNSMNQCPEHSQLTALGMDDTETPEPHLGLWYFIAGAASTTEELATFDPVDNIVFNMAAGSAPRQLQLRATIRTKSGVCVPRKWTYRLTEGKGNMELRTEGRPDMKTDLFSSSCPGGIMLKETGQGYQRFLLYNRSPHPPEKCVEEFQSLTSCLDFKAFLVTPRNQEACPLSSK